A section of the Pseudanabaena mucicola str. Chao 1806 genome encodes:
- the minE gene encoding cell division topological specificity factor MinE: MISALLDRLFQRQNVTSGTQVKQRLKFILAHDRAAIEPQVFDNMRDEIMRVVSKYVELDEGSLDIRLESDKRMTALIANLPIRMVREELPDLVALFDEPSEVTNPEQTDPSALEMAQFADEALDAIAAKESPKTTSEHSSADVIEDEVSSTSSESVENSISNETEQLEQQVNDQLELSFDMTDSEESSEASNQVSE, translated from the coding sequence ATGATTTCAGCACTGCTTGATCGCCTTTTTCAACGCCAAAATGTTACTAGCGGAACGCAAGTCAAACAGCGTTTAAAGTTTATCCTCGCCCATGATCGAGCTGCGATCGAGCCACAGGTGTTCGATAACATGCGTGACGAAATTATGCGTGTTGTCTCTAAATATGTCGAGCTTGATGAGGGTTCTCTCGATATTCGTCTAGAGTCCGATAAACGGATGACTGCATTAATTGCCAATTTACCCATTAGGATGGTGCGCGAAGAACTACCTGATCTAGTGGCACTTTTTGATGAGCCGAGCGAGGTAACTAATCCTGAGCAAACAGACCCATCAGCTTTAGAGATGGCTCAATTTGCAGACGAGGCACTTGATGCGATCGCGGCAAAAGAAAGTCCAAAAACTACCTCAGAGCATTCGAGTGCTGATGTCATTGAGGATGAAGTTTCAAGTACTTCCAGTGAGTCCGTAGAAAATTCTATTAGTAATGAGACGGAACAACTAGAGCAACAAGTAAACGATCAACTAGAGCTATCATTCGATATGACGGACTCTGAGGAATCTTCAGAAGCCTCTAACCAAGTCTCAGAGTGA
- a CDS encoding septum site-determining protein MinC, whose translation MNVNERNIAVRTNPLSPSKLQSGAGDLSSAEMPEVIVVPDFQEPIGNIPAPLTLADVEGGELKPIPIKPSKQSQPESNRDPEIFQVRFKTLDGKLNLLFPNENKTSITLDKVTNADQAVTSASKDGNDITSATPFFVLTWQELLAQLEQRMAASGHDWKPRTQVYLQAGDRLLDTRQLQELSESLQNHQLLLHCVVTNRRQTAINAASMGFCVEQGTIFGEILGFNPIPDAPLDDPLYIKATVRSGTEIRHSGSIIIFGDVNAGAEIISEGDIIVWGKLKGMAHAGLKGNAQAVVMALHLEATQIRIANLIARVESPSTYFCPEVAFVNTQGVPAIQIVQAVDYSKK comes from the coding sequence ATGAATGTAAATGAGCGTAATATAGCCGTGAGAACTAATCCTCTGTCGCCTAGCAAACTCCAGTCAGGTGCAGGGGATTTGTCATCTGCGGAGATGCCTGAAGTGATTGTTGTTCCTGATTTTCAGGAACCTATTGGCAACATTCCTGCACCTTTAACTCTTGCGGATGTCGAGGGTGGGGAGCTTAAGCCTATTCCGATCAAACCATCTAAGCAATCGCAACCTGAGTCGAATAGAGATCCAGAGATTTTTCAAGTCAGATTTAAGACCCTCGATGGTAAGCTAAATCTGTTATTTCCGAACGAAAACAAGACAAGTATCACGCTTGATAAAGTTACTAATGCAGATCAAGCAGTTACAAGTGCTAGTAAAGATGGCAATGATATTACTTCGGCAACACCATTCTTTGTTTTAACTTGGCAAGAGCTACTTGCCCAGCTAGAACAAAGAATGGCGGCAAGTGGACATGACTGGAAGCCCCGCACACAGGTGTATTTGCAAGCAGGCGATCGCTTATTAGATACGCGCCAACTCCAAGAACTATCCGAGTCATTACAAAATCATCAATTGCTGCTACATTGTGTGGTGACAAATCGCCGCCAGACAGCAATTAATGCTGCAAGCATGGGCTTCTGTGTAGAGCAGGGAACTATCTTCGGAGAAATATTAGGATTCAATCCGATTCCTGATGCTCCTCTAGATGACCCCCTCTACATTAAGGCGACCGTAAGATCTGGTACAGAAATTCGTCATTCTGGCAGTATTATTATCTTCGGTGATGTCAATGCTGGTGCAGAGATAATTTCTGAAGGTGACATTATTGTATGGGGCAAACTCAAAGGTATGGCTCATGCAGGGCTTAAAGGCAATGCTCAAGCGGTAGTAATGGCTTTGCACCTCGAGGCTACCCAAATTAGAATCGCTAATTTGATTGCCCGTGTTGAGAGTCCGAGTACTTATTTTTGTCCTGAAGTTGCTTTTGTAAATACACAAGGAGTACCCGCGATCCAAATTGTCCAAGCTGTTGATTATTCTAAAAAATAA
- the minD gene encoding septum site-determining protein MinD — MSRIIVVTSGKGGVGKTTSSANLGMAIAKLGRKVVLVDADFGLRNLDLLLGLENRIVYTALEVIARECKLDQALVKDKRQPNLSLLAAPQTRNKTAITAAHMKALVEVLSRYFDYVLIDCPAGIESGFQNAIAGAKEAIIVTTPEISAVRDADRVVGLLEANRITDIKLILNRIRPSMVKNNDMMSVEDVLDILSVKLIGVIPDDEQVIVSTNKGEPLVLSDKASLAGTAYMNVAKRLEGNEVEFLQLESPPKGIFARLSSWISGNY; from the coding sequence ATGAGTCGCATTATCGTTGTTACCTCTGGTAAAGGTGGTGTCGGCAAGACCACATCTTCTGCAAATCTCGGCATGGCGATCGCTAAGCTTGGGCGTAAAGTGGTTTTAGTGGATGCTGACTTTGGCTTGCGAAATCTCGATCTGCTATTGGGATTAGAAAATCGCATTGTGTATACAGCCCTAGAGGTGATTGCGCGAGAATGCAAACTCGATCAAGCCCTAGTCAAAGATAAGCGCCAGCCGAATCTGTCCTTATTAGCAGCACCACAAACTCGTAATAAAACGGCGATTACAGCCGCGCATATGAAGGCTTTGGTGGAAGTTTTAAGCCGCTATTTTGATTATGTCTTGATCGATTGTCCCGCAGGAATTGAGTCAGGCTTTCAAAATGCGATCGCTGGGGCAAAAGAAGCCATTATTGTCACGACTCCTGAAATTTCGGCTGTACGTGATGCAGATCGGGTAGTTGGACTTTTAGAAGCCAATCGAATTACGGATATTAAATTAATTTTAAACCGAATTCGCCCATCTATGGTAAAAAATAACGACATGATGAGTGTTGAAGATGTGCTGGATATTTTGTCAGTTAAATTAATTGGCGTAATACCCGATGACGAACAGGTGATTGTTTCTACTAATAAAGGGGAACCATTGGTGTTGTCAGACAAAGCTTCACTCGCAGGCACTGCCTATATGAATGTGGCAAAACGACTTGAAGGTAATGAGGTTGAGTTTTTACAACTCGAATCTCCACCCAAAGGAATCTTTGCTCGTCTGTCAAGCTGGATTAGTGGGAATTACTGA
- the ruvA gene encoding Holliday junction branch migration protein RuvA, with translation MIGFLRGMIAACKAADSSRKNTPTYWLTLDVHGVGYDIQITASAAGKLPSVGEEAQLFTHLIVREDQMVLFGFPTVAERELFRQLISVSGIGPQVGLALLNSLGIQDLVKAIVSGNTRVLSLTPGVGTKTAERLALELKTKLADGRLAQVGLMRSPSSILSDSLQEELEMTLLALGYTPTEISNAINGIISLPILAKTQDIEAWIKEAIAWLSR, from the coding sequence ATGATTGGTTTTTTACGTGGCATGATCGCTGCTTGCAAAGCTGCTGACAGTTCTCGCAAAAATACGCCTACCTATTGGCTCACCCTCGATGTGCATGGTGTTGGTTACGATATTCAAATTACGGCTAGTGCTGCGGGTAAGTTGCCTTCTGTAGGCGAAGAAGCACAGTTATTTACACATTTGATTGTCCGTGAAGATCAAATGGTGCTGTTTGGATTTCCCACTGTTGCCGAACGTGAGCTATTTCGGCAATTAATCAGCGTTTCAGGAATTGGACCTCAAGTGGGCTTAGCTTTATTAAACAGTTTAGGAATTCAAGATCTAGTTAAAGCAATAGTTTCGGGCAATACTAGGGTATTAAGTTTAACTCCAGGGGTGGGGACAAAAACGGCGGAGAGATTGGCACTAGAACTAAAAACAAAACTGGCGGATGGGCGCTTGGCTCAGGTTGGTCTAATGCGATCGCCAAGCAGTATCTTAAGTGACTCTCTCCAAGAAGAATTAGAGATGACTTTATTAGCTCTTGGCTATACACCTACAGAAATTAGTAATGCCATTAATGGGATCATCAGTTTGCCAATCCTCGCGAAAACTCAAGACATCGAAGCTTGGATTAAAGAAGCGATCGCATGGCTATCTCGCTAA
- a CDS encoding FHA domain-containing protein: MSELTLVWVETGFTKHYRIGLTMVRIGRDPARCDLVLSDPTVSGLHVVIYFDPQKQKFCLRNMRESNPPVVDGKRLVQQEIELQQNSEIALGHQVLQITEIVTQSATRSISTPHNNPNQVYGLQCPNPKCAKISSYEKITLVCPWCGTSLAGAASSILPLP, encoded by the coding sequence ATGTCTGAATTAACACTGGTGTGGGTGGAAACTGGCTTTACGAAACACTATAGGATTGGTCTAACGATGGTGCGGATTGGGCGCGACCCTGCAAGGTGTGATTTAGTGTTATCCGATCCCACTGTGTCAGGATTGCATGTGGTGATTTATTTTGACCCACAGAAACAAAAATTTTGTCTAAGAAATATGCGTGAATCGAATCCGCCAGTTGTTGACGGTAAGAGGTTAGTGCAGCAGGAAATTGAGCTTCAGCAAAATAGTGAGATAGCATTGGGACATCAAGTTTTGCAAATTACTGAAATTGTTACTCAATCTGCCACAAGATCTATATCAACTCCTCATAACAATCCTAATCAGGTCTATGGATTGCAATGCCCAAATCCTAAGTGCGCCAAGATTTCTAGCTATGAAAAGATAACCTTGGTATGTCCTTGGTGTGGTACTTCCTTGGCTGGAGCCGCTAGTAGTATTTTGCCCCTACCTTAA
- a CDS encoding CCA tRNA nucleotidyltransferase, which translates to MQQFPFDFDDLPTPTYLVGGWVRDRLLNRQGKYLDLDFVLPESALEVAQAIAHKYKAGFVVLDAERKIARVVFKNGTADFAQQMGSSLEQDLGRRDFCMNAIAMECHQLIGNRSLGIGDGLFAGGDFIDPFDGIGDLTAKRIRMVAPENLAEDPLRILRGYRQSAQLGFMIEALTRQVLIKLAPRLKSVAAERVCTELGHLLSINNGSRYMLEAIDDHIFEDWLPSQHLNLPRFAEIEGVISILLSLFPNLELFFSKHLAGDRLAIVIVKLAALSNSATALEFLGLSRAEQRWLIGILRYLPQFISLLDHATPKGQYKFFQSTLEFFPAIATLALASGYTIKQISPWLERWLNPNDLIVYPITLITGDDLRKELGMTPSPKIGEFLESVKIAQVEGKISSKAEAITFVQSILECKTFKFYKS; encoded by the coding sequence TTGCAGCAGTTTCCTTTTGATTTTGATGATTTGCCTACACCAACATATCTTGTGGGGGGATGGGTGCGCGATCGCCTATTGAATCGTCAAGGTAAATATCTTGATTTGGATTTTGTATTACCTGAGAGTGCTTTGGAAGTTGCTCAAGCGATCGCGCATAAATATAAAGCAGGCTTTGTGGTTCTAGATGCTGAGCGCAAAATTGCGAGGGTTGTTTTTAAGAATGGAACGGCAGATTTTGCTCAACAGATGGGAAGTAGTTTAGAGCAAGATTTAGGACGGCGTGATTTCTGTATGAATGCGATCGCGATGGAATGTCATCAATTAATTGGTAATCGGTCATTGGGGATTGGTGATGGTTTATTTGCGGGCGGAGATTTTATTGATCCTTTTGATGGAATTGGGGATTTAACAGCAAAGAGAATTAGGATGGTTGCTCCTGAGAACTTGGCGGAAGATCCTTTACGGATTTTGCGGGGATATCGGCAATCAGCACAATTGGGTTTTATGATCGAAGCTTTAACGCGTCAGGTTTTGATCAAACTTGCACCAAGATTAAAATCAGTGGCTGCAGAACGGGTATGTACAGAATTAGGGCATCTATTGTCAATTAACAATGGTAGTCGATATATGCTGGAAGCTATCGACGATCATATTTTTGAGGATTGGCTACCAAGTCAGCATTTAAATTTGCCAAGATTTGCTGAGATTGAGGGAGTTATCTCTATTTTGTTATCCCTATTTCCTAATTTAGAATTATTTTTTAGTAAACATTTGGCAGGTGATCGCTTAGCAATTGTAATTGTCAAATTAGCGGCTTTGAGCAATAGTGCAACTGCACTTGAGTTTCTGGGATTAAGTCGTGCTGAGCAGCGATGGTTAATTGGTATTTTGAGATACTTGCCTCAATTTATTAGCCTGCTCGATCATGCTACCCCTAAGGGGCAATATAAATTTTTTCAATCAACTCTAGAGTTTTTCCCTGCAATAGCAACTTTAGCTCTTGCCAGTGGCTATACGATAAAGCAGATTAGCCCTTGGTTAGAGCGTTGGCTCAATCCAAATGATTTGATCGTCTATCCAATTACATTAATTACAGGTGATGATCTGCGTAAGGAGTTAGGCATGACACCTAGTCCCAAAATTGGCGAATTTCTCGAAAGTGTCAAAATTGCTCAGGTAGAGGGCAAGATCAGTTCTAAAGCAGAGGCAATCACTTTTGTACAATCAATTCTAGAGTGCAAAACTTTTAAATTTTATAAATCGTAG
- a CDS encoding FHA domain-containing protein has product MQILVQLSWLEINTNQQQSLQLRLPIAIGKDQNTLPNDLDGNQVSPLVLSDRSVSRYHALLVFEQGNVVVIDQNSTNGVLLNGALLENGLGLRSTLASGDRLTIGRYEVAITFDLPSTNQTIITGSPLNSSSNSGNKLSASDPTILFNPETGLIQSQTNPAISQPVNRGQSSETNQTFPPDFFQLPNVEVQSLYGLGLQVHQTTYGAIGGGLGSYIWADYLRIFGVTMDQIVAIGLEPQPYARYKRLCLNSQIPLHERLRSNSDSCPDNIWGFPSYAWRESWHDFTHGKIDKAWRYLWQVFAEPDFAETYTPRSGHVFDSIDREASRIGWDKIYRYGRVRSIRKTTDGRYAIAYSLGRGNHAFLIAKYLHLAMGYAAIQFLPDLQAYRSETEDFRAVVNGYEEHEHIYEHLQNHGGTVLIRGRGIVASRIVQRIYEVRQRSPQQKINLLHLMRSPKAQGNRYGRAQRTVENHYEFQPFNWPKACWGGDLRAVLEEADPQTRQALLKDWGGTTTADRYDWKRIVQTGLNEGWYQITFGDVEKVEQLSDRRTATYIRPRQMEGVLQLTADFIIDATGLDAKVQTNPLFADLLDCYNIPTNALGRLSVTNDFEIPELRNHEGRVYASGAATLGGPHAAVDSFLGLQFAALRSVDSLVKARAPQLHHLNGWSSMVQWLKWMRNQSP; this is encoded by the coding sequence ATGCAAATTTTGGTTCAGTTAAGTTGGCTGGAAATTAATACGAATCAGCAGCAGAGCTTGCAGTTAAGATTACCGATCGCGATTGGCAAAGACCAAAATACTTTACCCAATGACTTAGATGGCAATCAGGTATCGCCTTTAGTATTAAGCGATCGCTCGGTGTCGCGATACCACGCTTTGCTGGTATTCGAGCAGGGTAATGTGGTAGTAATTGACCAAAATAGTACTAATGGAGTTTTGTTAAATGGGGCTTTACTGGAGAATGGATTGGGATTGCGGAGTACGCTAGCGAGTGGCGATCGCTTAACGATTGGGCGCTATGAAGTTGCGATCACCTTTGATTTGCCATCAACGAATCAAACTATTATTACAGGATCGCCACTGAATTCATCAAGTAACTCAGGTAATAAACTCTCTGCTTCTGATCCCACAATTCTCTTTAATCCTGAAACAGGATTAATCCAGTCCCAAACGAATCCAGCAATTTCACAGCCTGTAAATAGAGGACAAAGCTCAGAAACTAATCAAACATTCCCTCCAGATTTCTTTCAATTACCGAATGTAGAAGTTCAATCTTTGTATGGGTTGGGATTACAAGTGCATCAGACAACCTACGGAGCAATCGGTGGTGGACTTGGAAGTTATATTTGGGCTGACTATCTACGGATTTTTGGCGTGACAATGGATCAGATCGTTGCCATTGGTTTAGAGCCACAACCCTATGCACGATACAAGCGCCTATGTCTAAATTCGCAAATTCCGTTACATGAAAGACTGCGCTCTAATTCTGATTCCTGTCCTGACAATATTTGGGGGTTTCCGAGTTACGCATGGCGCGAGTCATGGCATGACTTCACTCACGGTAAGATTGACAAAGCTTGGCGATATCTCTGGCAAGTCTTTGCTGAGCCTGACTTCGCCGAAACCTATACACCGCGATCAGGGCATGTGTTTGATTCTATCGATCGCGAAGCTAGCCGTATTGGATGGGACAAGATCTATCGCTATGGAAGAGTACGTTCCATTCGTAAAACTACTGACGGGCGTTATGCGATCGCCTATTCTCTGGGACGTGGGAATCATGCTTTTTTAATTGCCAAGTACCTGCATTTGGCTATGGGTTATGCGGCAATTCAGTTTTTGCCAGATCTTCAAGCATATCGCAGTGAAACTGAGGACTTTCGAGCAGTGGTGAATGGCTATGAGGAACATGAGCACATTTACGAACATTTACAAAATCATGGTGGTACAGTGTTAATTCGTGGACGTGGCATAGTCGCTTCGCGGATTGTACAACGTATTTATGAAGTGCGACAGCGATCACCACAGCAAAAAATTAATCTCTTGCATTTAATGCGATCTCCTAAAGCCCAAGGCAATCGCTATGGACGCGCCCAGCGCACCGTGGAAAATCATTATGAGTTTCAACCTTTTAACTGGCCTAAGGCTTGTTGGGGTGGGGATTTACGCGCAGTATTGGAAGAAGCAGATCCGCAGACAAGGCAAGCTTTGTTAAAGGATTGGGGTGGCACGACGACAGCCGATCGCTATGATTGGAAAAGGATTGTGCAAACGGGACTAAATGAGGGCTGGTATCAGATTACTTTTGGTGATGTGGAGAAGGTGGAACAATTGAGCGATCGCCGCACAGCCACCTATATTCGTCCGCGACAAATGGAAGGAGTCTTGCAATTAACTGCAGATTTCATTATTGATGCGACAGGTTTAGATGCGAAGGTGCAGACGAATCCGCTATTCGCTGATTTGCTAGATTGCTATAACATTCCTACAAATGCGTTAGGTCGATTGAGTGTAACGAATGATTTTGAAATTCCAGAACTGCGTAATCATGAGGGAAGGGTATATGCTTCAGGAGCAGCCACTTTGGGGGGACCACATGCGGCTGTTGATAGTTTCTTGGGTTTGCAGTTTGCTGCTTTGCGATCTGTTGATAGTTTAGTCAAAGCTCGCGCACCCCAGTTACATCATCTCAATGGTTGGAGTTCTATGGTGCAATGGCTTAAATGGATGAGAAATCAATCTCCCTAA
- a CDS encoding NAD(+) kinase — MKICKAIIAYKSGSQIGKMWAERCSCELEELGVKVLIGPTGANDNPYPVFLESMHQEIDLAVVLGGDGATLGAARYLARLAVPILAVNVGGHLGFLTHSIEECGNTKEIWERLLSDRFAIERRMMLEARVINVDEGLGSRMGQSCGPFLCLNEMCVKPASPDRMVTASLELEIDGEVVDQYHGDGLIVATPTGSTSYTVAANGPIVHSGMHAIAITPICPLSLSSRAIVIPPKLTVSIWSLATDDFSLKLWTDGVIASSVFPGQRVDIRMSDCQAQFIVLREEYSYYQALRQKLLWTGARVRYPNQYRQ, encoded by the coding sequence GTGAAGATTTGTAAAGCAATAATCGCCTATAAGTCGGGTAGTCAAATTGGCAAAATGTGGGCGGAGCGATGTAGTTGTGAGCTAGAAGAACTTGGAGTCAAAGTCTTAATAGGTCCAACGGGCGCTAACGATAATCCCTATCCTGTTTTTCTGGAATCTATGCATCAAGAAATTGATCTAGCCGTTGTCTTAGGTGGCGATGGTGCTACTTTGGGGGCGGCGAGATATTTGGCAAGATTAGCAGTGCCGATTTTAGCTGTTAATGTCGGTGGACATTTGGGCTTTTTGACTCATTCGATCGAGGAATGTGGCAATACTAAGGAGATCTGGGAAAGGCTATTATCTGATCGCTTTGCGATCGAAAGGCGAATGATGCTCGAAGCTCGAGTAATCAATGTTGATGAAGGTTTAGGCAGCAGAATGGGGCAGTCCTGTGGTCCTTTTTTGTGCCTCAATGAAATGTGTGTTAAGCCTGCCTCTCCTGATCGCATGGTGACAGCTTCTTTAGAGTTAGAGATCGATGGTGAAGTGGTCGATCAATATCATGGTGATGGACTGATTGTGGCGACACCAACTGGTTCGACCTCCTACACAGTTGCAGCCAATGGTCCCATTGTGCATTCAGGAATGCATGCGATCGCCATTACACCGATTTGTCCATTGAGCCTATCGAGTAGGGCTATTGTGATTCCACCAAAGCTAACGGTTAGCATTTGGTCACTAGCTACCGATGACTTTAGTTTGAAACTATGGACAGATGGAGTAATTGCTTCTTCGGTATTTCCTGGACAAAGAGTAGATATTCGGATGTCAGATTGTCAGGCTCAGTTTATCGTTTTACGCGAAGAGTATTCTTATTATCAAGCATTACGTCAAAAGCTTTTATGGACAGGAGCAAGGGTGCGTTATCCCAATCAATACAGACAATAA
- a CDS encoding DUF3177 family protein — translation MDATLIRQLVWLDYRLALLFAVFFPFGLLCWAFRSSSEAVKRSLLLYWRVASLFLITIYLAIGSLPISFISGIVAEILMVLALWFWQDLNEDIEASRQSLGPVYLGWRWATTIYCGVSVILRTLFANCAFVKIEQLSDNCKIWFEPPLSFSNTFHHGVPVENLAFFGAVGGIVYGLYLFSFLAFSLPKTGRIAFRD, via the coding sequence ATGGATGCGACCCTTATTCGTCAACTTGTGTGGCTAGACTATAGATTAGCTCTGCTATTTGCTGTTTTTTTCCCTTTTGGATTGTTGTGCTGGGCTTTTCGCAGTAGCAGTGAGGCAGTCAAGAGATCGCTACTTTTGTATTGGCGTGTAGCTAGCCTCTTTTTAATTACGATCTACCTAGCAATTGGTAGTTTACCTATATCCTTTATTTCAGGTATTGTTGCGGAGATTCTCATGGTCTTGGCACTATGGTTTTGGCAAGACCTAAATGAAGATATTGAAGCTTCTCGCCAAAGTTTGGGACCAGTATATCTAGGATGGCGTTGGGCTACCACTATTTATTGTGGTGTAAGCGTTATATTGCGAACATTATTTGCTAACTGTGCCTTTGTCAAAATTGAGCAGCTTAGTGATAATTGCAAAATTTGGTTCGAGCCACCTCTAAGTTTTAGCAACACATTTCATCATGGTGTACCTGTTGAGAACTTGGCATTTTTTGGAGCAGTGGGTGGCATTGTCTATGGCTTATACCTATTTTCATTCTTAGCCTTTAGTTTGCCCAAAACAGGTCGAATTGCATTTCGAGACTAA